One Clostridium sp. CM027 genomic window carries:
- the gltS gene encoding sodium/glutamate symporter — protein sequence MKTELVEDLLTLKVDMVATLATAILLLLLGYWLIKKVAFFRKFCIPAPVIGGLLFSILALVLKQSGLITISMDTTFQSPFMIAFFTTIGLGASFKLLKKGGKCLIIYWLLCGVLAISQNVIGIVFAKITGIHPMFGIMAGSVSMEGGHGAAAAFGKTAEAMGIAGSTTVAIAAATFGLISGGLIGGPIAKHLIDKHKLKPSTSDNYDVKSFENVVSDTGNTKITTNMVMAHMAIITVCMTIGSIASGWFSTATGLSLPGYVGAMFVSVAFRNINDKIHIAKLDYYTIDLMGNVSLGIFLSMALMTLKLWELVGLAGPLLIIVTAQVIFMILYTVFVVFKFLGKDFDAAVMAAGMAGHGLGATPNAIANMGAVTEKYGPSPKAFLIVPLVGAFLIDLIGIPTIVFFMNFFK from the coding sequence ATGAAAACAGAATTAGTAGAAGATTTACTTACTCTCAAGGTTGATATGGTAGCAACCTTAGCAACCGCAATTTTATTATTACTATTAGGTTACTGGCTTATAAAAAAGGTAGCTTTTTTTAGAAAGTTTTGTATTCCTGCCCCTGTAATTGGAGGTTTACTATTTTCAATACTTGCCCTTGTTTTAAAACAGAGCGGTCTAATAACAATTAGTATGGATACAACTTTTCAATCTCCTTTTATGATAGCTTTCTTTACGACTATTGGACTTGGCGCAAGTTTTAAATTACTTAAAAAAGGTGGAAAATGTTTAATTATCTACTGGCTGCTATGTGGAGTCCTTGCTATTTCACAGAATGTTATAGGCATTGTATTTGCAAAGATTACTGGAATTCACCCTATGTTTGGTATTATGGCAGGTTCAGTTTCAATGGAAGGTGGACATGGTGCAGCAGCCGCTTTTGGAAAAACTGCTGAGGCTATGGGTATTGCAGGATCTACTACCGTAGCTATAGCTGCCGCCACTTTTGGTCTTATATCTGGTGGTCTTATCGGGGGCCCCATTGCAAAGCATTTAATAGACAAACACAAATTAAAACCTAGTACATCAGATAACTATGACGTAAAATCCTTTGAAAATGTAGTAAGCGACACAGGAAATACAAAAATCACAACGAATATGGTTATGGCTCATATGGCAATAATAACTGTTTGTATGACAATCGGGTCTATTGCCAGCGGATGGTTTTCAACAGCTACAGGCCTTTCTTTACCTGGATATGTAGGCGCTATGTTTGTATCTGTAGCTTTTAGAAATATAAATGATAAAATACACATCGCTAAACTTGATTATTACACCATAGATTTAATGGGCAACGTGTCCCTTGGAATTTTCCTCTCAATGGCATTAATGACATTGAAGTTATGGGAACTTGTAGGACTTGCAGGACCATTATTAATAATAGTTACTGCACAAGTAATATTTATGATATTATACACAGTATTTGTTGTATTTAAATTCCTTGGAAAAGATTTTGATGCAGCCGTTATGGCAGCTGGTATGGCAGGTCATGGTCTTGGCGCTACTCCAAATGCTATAGCTAATATGGGAGCTGTTACTGAAAAATATGGTCCATCTCCAAAGGCATTTTTAATAGTTCCATTAGTCGGAGCATTTCTAATTGACCTCATAGGTATCCCAACTATTGTATTCTTCATGAATTTTTTTAAATAA
- a CDS encoding DUF6440 family protein, which produces MFNKNDKIRNKTFKTVCNRADALAVRCKILVDTDTVTNYLINIEDYAGGITVLLDKDGNPMFSQVKL; this is translated from the coding sequence ATGTTTAATAAGAATGATAAGATAAGAAATAAAACATTTAAAACTGTATGCAATCGGGCTGATGCATTAGCAGTACGTTGTAAAATACTTGTAGATACAGACACAGTAACAAATTATTTAATTAATATTGAGGATTATGCTGGAGGAATTACTGTATTGTTAGATAAAGATGGAAACCCTATGTTTTCACAAGTGAAGTTGTAA